Proteins encoded by one window of Drosophila gunungcola strain Sukarami unplaced genomic scaffold, Dgunungcola_SK_2 000088F, whole genome shotgun sequence:
- the LOC128265012 gene encoding hornerin, with translation MKELANMQEQDREQTPQELLDCDIEFDEELPAPKEREERCAPSKSSDKRYCKALKKVTKVQRMLEQAMILLAEEEARLQDKEQVSKPSKKQQQKQAKKDGKKAKKLAKKLDKKLAKETNKAGEKVSSDSSSSSSSSSSSSSSSSSSSEEEEEDELVNFYGYGWGRNPWRRGPRGHHGFGHRYGHGHGIAHKHGHKHGHKHGRKHGHKHGHGPGHHGHHSRPGHHHHLGPHFGPHFGPHGGPHFGPHGGPHFGHHFGPHPFDCDRRSCMSPWQDQRQFFRWMGLPWALDNAAACRRSRSLPRPGHDHRGDLGFAFGFGPGYGYGHGHPCRPHDRRVERSLSRSGSHSRGEKKCRVKRSKSSSSSSSSSSTENEKKTKKGRGKCRGRGGRQPSSSSSSSSSSSSSSSSSSSDSEVQMRHRRGHHGHRHHFGPPHGHHFGPNPGHHDHLFGPHPLHHGHHFGPLPGHHGHHFGPPHQGLHFDSHHGPHHRRLEFPTKGALFGSPFFHHGPTTEGPPPAIPFGGPPAEGLDRRGRSLSRSRSQRQREQQRSHSRGQEKCGKGKENAGQDKEKEKCKKGKKKHGKHGHGKHHGPHRG, from the coding sequence ATGAAAGAACTGGCCAACATGCAGGAGCAGGATCGGGAGCAGACTCCCCAGGAGCTGCTCGACTGCGACATTGAGTTCGACGAGGAGCTCCCTGCTCCCAAGGAGCGGGAGGAAAGGTGTGCTCCAAGCAAGTCCTCGGACAAGCGCTACTGCAAGGCCCTCAAGAAGGTGACCAAGGTGCAGCGCATGCTGGAGCAGGCCATGATCCTGCTGGCCGAGGAGGAGGCCAGGTTGCAGGACAAGGAGCAGGTATCCAAGCCATccaagaagcagcagcagaagcaggcCAAGAAGGACGGCAAGAAGGCCAAGAAGCTGGCAAAGAAGCTGGATAAGAAGCTGGCCAAGGAGACGAATAAGGCGGGTGAAAAGGTGTCCTCCGAcagcagctcctccagctcctccagttccagctcctccagctcgaGTTCCAGTTCgtcggaggaggaggaggaggatgagcTGGTCAACTTCTACGGCTACGGCTGGGGTCGCAATCCCTGGCGCCGAGGACCCCGTGGCCACCATGGCTTTGGTCATAGGTATGGTCATGGTCATGGTATTGCCCACAAGCATGGCCACAAGCATGGCCACAAACATGGGCGCAAGCATGGCCACAAACATGGTCATGGACCTGGTCATCATGGTCATCATAGTCGTCCCGGACATCACCATCACTTGGGACCCCACTTTGGACCCCATTTTGGACCCCACGGTGGACCCCATTTTGGACCCCACGGTGGACCCCATTTTGGACACCATTTCGGACCCCATCCCTTTGACTGCGACAGGCGGTCCTGCATGAGTCCTTGGCAGGATCAGAGACAGTTTTTTCGGTGGATGGGCCTGCCGTGGGCCCTGGACAATGCCGCGGCCTGCCGGAGGAGCCGATCGCTGCCTAGACCTGGGCACGACCATCGTGGAGATCTCGGATTCGCGTTCGGATTCGGACCGGGATACGGATACGGACATGGCCACCCGTGTCGACCACATGACCGTCGAGTAGAGAGATCCCTCTCCCGTTCTGGTTCCCATTCGCGGGGGGAGAAGAAGTGCAGGGTCAAGAGATCCAAATCCAGTTCCAGCTCTAGCTCCAGCTCCAGTACCGAGAATGAGAAGAAGACCAAGAAGGGCAGGGGCAAGTGCAGGGGAAGGGGCGGGAGGCAGCCCTCCTCTTCCAGCTCCTCCTCGAGTTCCAGCTCCTCATCGAGTTCCAGCTCCAGTTCGGATAGTGAAGTGCAGATGAGGCACAGGCGCGGCCATCACGGTCACAGGCATCATTTTGGACCTCCGCATGGCCATCACTTTGGGCCGAATCCGGGACACCATGACCATCTCTTTGGGCCTCATCCTTTACACCATGGCCATCACTTTGGGCCTCTTCCCGGACACCATGGCCATCACTTTGGGCCTCCCCACCAAGGCCTGCATTTCGATTCGCATCATGGACCTCATCACCGCAGGCTGGAGTTTCCCACTAAAGGAGCACTCTTCGGCAGCCCTTTCTTCCACCATGGACCGACCACTGAAGGACCTCCGCCAGCCATTCCCTTTGGAGGACCACCAGCCGAGGGCCTAGATCGTCGCGGTCGTTCACTATCGCGATCACGATCCCAACGCCAGAGGGAGCAGCAGAGATCCCATTCCAGGGGTCAGGAAAAGTGCGGAAAGGGCAAGGAGAACGCAGGCCAGgacaaggaaaaggaaaagtgcAAGAAGGGCAAAAAGAAGCACGGAAAACATGGTCATGGAAAGCATCATGGACCCCATCGTGGTTAG